One window of the Thermasporomyces composti genome contains the following:
- a CDS encoding polysaccharide lyase 8 family protein, which produces MTSSGPHLFQPSPSPQSQPNQSSGRFEPPGHSLALSRRALLLAGAVAAAGTAFPTARPATAGTTDDQFAQMRAQWRRLWVAEEDYDPTDPAIAALLSRLTTEAEQFWSTMDRSDGRTYLWEDAQLDVNLSFAISVSFHRLRQMALAWATRGTGLFGNAELLADVVAGYDWMVANYYREDGEIIGNWYEWQISGPQVFNDGVALLYDRLTADQVDAYTRAVAHYTPEPFGTAANRVLTSNVVVGWGTLAGNADAVQSGVDGLAPVFQYVTRGDGFYPDGSFIQHGIYPYAGSYGASILDALVPVLAIVANSPWQVDVSVAYAWLRDAYDPVIWRGALMDMVSGRTISRYDEGEHFHGHYVLQAALGLLASAPPDQEAWLRSVLKEWLVSDTFDDPTPWRNIPIVLAARRLAADESVRPRGELVLSKVFHYQDRIVHRRPDWALGIAMSSTRIGRYESINDENLKGWFTADGATYLYAYDSGRMVNGFWPTIDPYRIPGTTVDVRSRELGEGGNQAAPTAWAGGACLAGRFTAGGMDTAVHGGSLTLRKSWMCFDDEVVALGAGITAHDGLRIETIVENRRLSDPGDEVVRVNGQQPVPSLGSSATVDNARWLHIEQTGGYVFPEPVRLHLLREARTGKWSDISHHPVWAKDDQLTANYLTAWLDHGVDPSDDTYAYVLLPTASAEETQRYSDQPGTTVVANTASVQAARALAAGVLCANLWGPGEASIVSSTGGVSVVVEEGDTELAIALADPTHLATTLEVGVAVTGTAVISADPGITVTSLDPVRVSVDFTGTAGATLTVRLTYVPLTVAEVRARLDALHATGQVTTGAYRSLDRQLTAVEEATTRGRPARPLVRAFRRTVVAHPGVSESAVRTLDDLAQRLFARVPA; this is translated from the coding sequence ATGACCTCCTCCGGTCCCCACCTCTTCCAGCCCAGCCCTTCACCCCAGTCCCAGCCGAATCAGTCGAGCGGGCGGTTCGAGCCGCCCGGTCACTCCCTCGCTCTCTCCCGCCGGGCGCTGCTGCTCGCCGGTGCGGTTGCCGCCGCCGGCACGGCATTCCCCACCGCTCGTCCCGCGACCGCCGGGACGACCGACGACCAGTTCGCCCAGATGCGGGCCCAGTGGCGTCGCCTGTGGGTGGCGGAGGAGGACTACGACCCGACCGACCCGGCCATCGCCGCCCTTCTCTCGCGCCTCACCACCGAAGCTGAGCAGTTCTGGTCGACGATGGACCGGTCCGACGGGCGGACCTACCTGTGGGAGGACGCGCAGCTGGACGTCAACCTGTCGTTCGCCATCTCGGTGTCGTTCCACCGACTGCGCCAGATGGCCCTGGCCTGGGCCACGAGGGGAACCGGACTGTTCGGCAACGCGGAGCTGCTCGCCGACGTCGTCGCCGGATACGACTGGATGGTCGCCAACTACTACCGCGAGGACGGCGAGATCATCGGCAACTGGTACGAGTGGCAGATCAGCGGACCCCAGGTCTTCAACGACGGCGTTGCCCTGCTCTACGACCGGCTGACCGCCGACCAGGTGGACGCCTACACCCGCGCGGTCGCCCACTACACCCCGGAGCCGTTCGGAACCGCCGCCAACCGGGTCTTGACGTCCAACGTCGTCGTCGGGTGGGGCACGCTCGCGGGCAACGCCGACGCCGTCCAATCAGGTGTCGACGGGCTCGCGCCGGTCTTCCAGTACGTCACGCGCGGGGACGGCTTCTACCCGGACGGGTCCTTCATCCAGCACGGGATCTACCCGTACGCCGGCTCGTACGGCGCCTCGATCCTCGACGCGCTCGTGCCGGTGCTGGCCATCGTCGCCAACTCGCCGTGGCAAGTCGACGTGTCGGTCGCGTACGCGTGGCTCCGCGACGCGTACGACCCGGTGATCTGGCGCGGCGCTCTGATGGACATGGTGAGCGGGCGCACGATCTCCCGCTACGACGAAGGCGAGCACTTCCACGGCCACTACGTCCTCCAGGCCGCGCTCGGCCTGCTCGCCAGCGCGCCACCCGACCAGGAGGCCTGGCTGCGGTCGGTCTTGAAGGAGTGGCTGGTGAGCGACACCTTCGACGACCCGACGCCGTGGCGCAACATCCCGATCGTGCTCGCGGCTCGAAGACTCGCCGCCGACGAGTCGGTACGGCCTCGCGGTGAGCTCGTACTCAGCAAGGTGTTCCACTACCAGGACCGGATCGTGCACCGCCGCCCCGACTGGGCGCTCGGCATCGCCATGAGCTCCACCAGGATCGGCCGCTACGAGTCGATCAACGACGAGAACCTCAAAGGCTGGTTCACCGCGGACGGAGCGACCTACCTCTACGCCTACGACTCCGGCCGGATGGTGAACGGGTTCTGGCCGACGATCGACCCCTACCGGATCCCAGGGACGACGGTGGACGTGCGGTCTCGCGAGCTCGGCGAAGGGGGCAACCAGGCTGCCCCCACCGCCTGGGCGGGTGGCGCCTGCTTGGCCGGCAGGTTCACCGCCGGCGGGATGGACACCGCCGTCCACGGAGGCTCGCTGACCCTCCGCAAGTCGTGGATGTGCTTCGACGACGAGGTGGTCGCCCTCGGGGCGGGGATCACCGCGCACGACGGGCTACGGATCGAGACCATCGTCGAGAACCGCCGGCTCAGCGACCCAGGCGACGAGGTGGTGCGGGTCAACGGTCAGCAGCCGGTGCCGTCGTTGGGATCGTCGGCCACCGTGGACAACGCGCGCTGGCTGCACATCGAGCAGACCGGCGGATACGTCTTCCCCGAGCCGGTGAGGCTGCACCTGTTGCGTGAGGCGCGGACCGGGAAGTGGTCCGACATCAGCCACCACCCGGTCTGGGCGAAGGACGACCAGCTCACGGCGAACTACCTCACCGCCTGGCTGGACCACGGCGTGGATCCGTCCGACGACACCTACGCCTACGTCCTGCTGCCGACGGCGAGCGCGGAGGAGACCCAGCGCTACAGCGACCAGCCCGGGACCACCGTGGTGGCGAACACCGCGTCCGTCCAGGCAGCTCGCGCTCTCGCGGCAGGCGTCCTGTGCGCGAACCTCTGGGGGCCCGGAGAGGCGTCGATCGTCTCGTCGACCGGAGGTGTGTCGGTCGTGGTCGAGGAGGGCGACACCGAGCTGGCGATCGCTCTCGCGGACCCGACCCACCTCGCGACGACCCTCGAGGTGGGTGTCGCGGTGACCGGCACGGCGGTGATCTCCGCCGACCCGGGCATCACGGTGACGTCCCTCGACCCGGTGCGTGTCTCCGTCGACTTCACCGGAACGGCGGGGGCGACGCTGACCGTGCGGCTGACCTACGTGCCACTCACCGTCGCGGAGGTCCGGGCCCGGCTGGACGCGCTCCACGCGACCGGGCAGGTGACGACCGGGGCGTACCGCTCGCTCGACCGGCAGCTCACCGCTGTCGAGGAGGCGACAACCAGAGGTCGGCCGGCACGGCCGCTGGTGCGGGCGTTCCGGCGGACCGTGGTGGCGCATCCAGGGGTGTCCGAGTCCGCGGTGCGGACGTTGGACGACCTCGCTCAGCGGCTGTTCGCCCGGGTGCCGGCCTAG
- a CDS encoding tyrosine-type recombinase/integrase, translating into MSSSPALVPLAATQDRSVDVAVPALDVREALIEAVNLLPALPADDPTDRYTIRRLTALWLEADKSPHTRRAYYADLAAWLSWCDRTGLDPLAARRADVDAFKTTLTVRGRDGRPRPAAPSTVARVLAAISSWYRYLESNDAAERNPVAAVKRPKAARSAPRPALEERSVARLLDHAERRAERLGTEAAWRDAALVALLFYTGLRVSGLTGTSVRDLDHDAGHTILRYRAKGGRDDFLPLPPPALAPLHRYLEIRARNRGVPREKLTGPLLATSPHPHDPRRRGDKPLTQRDVWRTLRQLATQAGLPAASSISPHTARRTAGTVLLAHGVPVQKVQDMLGHADIRTTRDHYDAHRHKLDSSSVYTLAQILAAHRHGGAQEPPGT; encoded by the coding sequence ATGTCGTCCTCCCCTGCGCTGGTCCCGCTGGCCGCGACGCAGGACCGGTCTGTCGACGTGGCCGTACCCGCCCTGGACGTCCGCGAGGCGCTCATCGAGGCGGTGAACCTGCTGCCGGCGCTACCCGCGGATGACCCGACCGACCGCTACACGATTCGCCGCCTCACCGCGCTTTGGTTGGAGGCGGACAAGTCCCCGCACACGCGCCGGGCCTACTACGCTGACCTGGCGGCGTGGTTGAGCTGGTGTGACCGAACCGGACTGGATCCGCTCGCCGCACGTCGAGCGGACGTCGACGCCTTCAAGACCACCTTGACGGTCAGAGGCCGAGACGGCCGGCCGCGGCCGGCGGCGCCCTCCACCGTGGCGCGGGTGCTGGCCGCGATCTCCAGTTGGTATCGGTACCTGGAGTCCAACGACGCCGCCGAACGTAACCCGGTCGCCGCGGTGAAGCGCCCCAAAGCCGCTCGGTCGGCGCCCCGACCGGCGCTGGAGGAACGCTCCGTCGCCCGCCTCCTCGACCACGCCGAACGCCGCGCCGAACGGCTGGGAACGGAGGCGGCCTGGCGGGACGCCGCGCTCGTAGCCCTGCTCTTCTACACCGGGCTTCGGGTGAGTGGGCTCACCGGAACGAGCGTGCGCGACCTGGACCACGACGCGGGTCACACGATCCTGCGCTACCGCGCCAAGGGTGGTCGGGACGACTTCCTGCCGCTGCCTCCTCCGGCGTTGGCGCCCCTGCACCGGTACCTCGAGATCCGCGCCCGCAACCGTGGTGTGCCACGGGAGAAGCTCACTGGCCCGTTGCTGGCGACGTCGCCGCATCCCCATGATCCCCGCAGGAGGGGCGACAAACCCTTGACGCAGCGGGACGTGTGGCGGACGTTGCGTCAGCTGGCGACGCAGGCCGGCCTGCCCGCCGCGAGTTCGATCTCTCCTCACACGGCACGCAGGACGGCCGGCACCGTGCTGCTGGCGCACGGCGTGCCGGTGCAGAAGGTCCAGGACATGCTCGGTCACGCCGACATCCGGACCACGCGCGACCACTACGACGCCCACCGCCACAAGCTCGACAGCTCCTCCGTCTACACCCTGGCCCAGATCCTCGCCGCCCACCGGCACGGCGGCGCTCAGGAGCCGCCGGGGACGTGA
- a CDS encoding endonuclease/exonuclease/phosphatase family protein: protein MSKDIRRRTLLTAGMAAGAVSLATATLTPSAYAAGGPLIGRATRGEVHVMSFNLRLPVDEPPRSWTERRRLVRELLRGERPTLLGTQEGTFAQLQDVAEDLGEHYDWIHLFRRGGSEGEATAIFYDRTRLRALAYDHLWLSATPRLAGSRMWDSSSPRMLTWVRFVDRHTGRQLVHLNTHLDHKSARARRRAAAMIAGIVRSFDVPVVITGDFNSSPAGPAHRILLSEGLIDAWDAARERLTASYATYNGWDPSPVEGGRRIDWILASEDVTVVKAAVNTWTLGGVPPSDHWPVQALVRLA from the coding sequence GTGTCGAAGGACATCCGCCGCCGGACTCTGCTGACCGCCGGCATGGCCGCAGGGGCGGTCTCCCTGGCGACGGCGACGTTGACCCCCTCGGCGTACGCCGCCGGCGGCCCGCTCATCGGACGCGCCACGCGTGGCGAGGTGCACGTGATGAGCTTCAACCTCCGACTGCCGGTCGACGAGCCGCCGCGTTCGTGGACGGAGCGGCGACGATTGGTCCGAGAGCTCCTTCGAGGGGAGCGTCCGACCCTCCTCGGTACGCAAGAAGGTACCTTCGCCCAGCTGCAGGACGTCGCGGAGGACCTTGGGGAGCACTACGACTGGATCCACCTCTTCCGTCGCGGTGGCAGCGAGGGCGAGGCGACGGCGATCTTCTACGACCGCACCCGCCTGAGGGCGCTCGCCTATGACCACCTGTGGCTGTCCGCCACCCCGCGGCTGGCGGGCTCGCGGATGTGGGACAGCTCGTCTCCCCGCATGCTCACGTGGGTGAGGTTCGTCGACCGGCACACGGGGCGACAGCTCGTCCACCTCAACACCCATCTCGACCACAAGTCCGCGCGGGCTCGGCGTCGCGCCGCGGCGATGATCGCGGGGATCGTGCGCTCGTTCGACGTTCCGGTCGTCATCACGGGGGACTTCAACAGCTCCCCCGCGGGTCCCGCCCATCGCATCCTCTTGAGCGAAGGGCTGATCGACGCATGGGACGCCGCCCGAGAGCGGCTCACCGCGTCGTACGCGACCTACAACGGCTGGGATCCGAGCCCGGTCGAAGGGGGTCGGCGCATCGACTGGATCCTCGCCAGCGAGGACGTCACCGTGGTCAAAGCCGCCGTCAACACGTGGACCCTCGGCGGGGTCCCGCCGTCCGACCACTGGCCGGTCCAGGCGCTGGTCCGGCTCGCCTGA
- a CDS encoding GNAT family N-acetyltransferase produces the protein MLEPRYPIVTDRLLLRPFQSEDLDRLYDIQSRPEVVRYLYWGPRTLDEVRDVLERKKTQHTVAEQGDALALAVVRRDSGVLVGEVLLIYTSEEHRQGEIGYVFHPDAAGRGFATEAAEVMLRLGFEELGLHRIVGRLDGRNVASARLLERLGMRREAHFVQNEFVKGEWTDEVVYAMLAEEWKAREATLTDRRE, from the coding sequence GTGCTTGAACCGCGGTACCCGATCGTGACCGACCGGCTCCTCCTGCGCCCTTTCCAGTCCGAGGATCTCGATCGGCTGTACGACATCCAGTCCCGGCCCGAGGTCGTCCGATACCTGTACTGGGGGCCCCGCACCCTCGACGAGGTTCGGGACGTCCTGGAGAGGAAGAAGACCCAGCACACCGTGGCCGAGCAGGGCGACGCCCTCGCGCTCGCGGTCGTGCGGCGCGACAGCGGCGTCCTGGTGGGCGAGGTGCTGCTGATCTACACCAGTGAGGAGCATCGGCAAGGGGAGATCGGGTACGTCTTCCATCCCGACGCCGCTGGGCGCGGCTTCGCGACCGAGGCCGCCGAGGTGATGCTGCGTCTCGGGTTCGAGGAGCTCGGCCTGCATCGCATCGTCGGCCGCCTCGACGGGCGCAACGTCGCCTCGGCACGCCTTCTGGAACGTCTCGGCATGCGGCGAGAGGCCCACTTCGTCCAGAACGAGTTCGTCAAGGGGGAGTGGACGGACGAAGTGGTCTACGCGATGCTCGCCGAGGAGTGGAAGGCTCGGGAGGCGACACTCACGGATCGGCGAGAGTGA
- a CDS encoding nucleotidyltransferase domain-containing protein: protein MAEPDVMAVAAEHARALVKVSGVVGVVVGGSHARGTADENSDLDLGIYYREPLDVDALRDLASAITGRPTEVAKPGGWGPWVNGGAWLDVEDALGWPGGRVDWILRDLERVDHEVSRALRGEFSLHHQAGHPFGFLSTIYVGEAAVARVVADPHGALAKLQARTTPYPEALRQAMVRWLWEAEFSVEIARKPVKRGDAAYVSMCLAHAVGIMAHALHARDGQWVLNEKGLIDAAGRLPCAPADFARRAHAVCGGVGVEDVLDLEGRVRLAAELLADVRRATTG, encoded by the coding sequence GTGGCTGAGCCGGATGTGATGGCGGTGGCAGCTGAGCACGCCCGCGCGCTTGTGAAGGTCTCCGGGGTCGTCGGGGTCGTCGTGGGCGGCAGCCACGCTCGAGGCACTGCCGATGAGAACTCAGATCTCGACCTCGGCATCTACTATCGCGAGCCGCTCGACGTCGACGCGCTTCGCGACCTCGCTTCCGCCATCACGGGGCGGCCCACGGAGGTCGCCAAGCCCGGAGGGTGGGGCCCGTGGGTGAACGGCGGCGCCTGGCTCGACGTCGAGGACGCGCTCGGCTGGCCAGGAGGCCGCGTCGACTGGATTTTGCGCGACCTGGAACGGGTCGACCACGAGGTCTCCCGCGCACTCCGAGGTGAGTTCTCCCTCCACCACCAGGCCGGCCACCCGTTCGGCTTCCTCAGCACGATCTACGTGGGTGAGGCGGCGGTTGCGCGCGTCGTCGCCGATCCGCACGGCGCGCTGGCCAAGCTCCAGGCCCGGACGACGCCGTATCCTGAGGCGCTCCGCCAGGCCATGGTGCGCTGGTTGTGGGAGGCGGAATTCAGCGTCGAGATCGCACGCAAACCGGTGAAGCGTGGCGACGCTGCGTACGTCTCGATGTGCTTGGCGCACGCGGTCGGCATCATGGCCCACGCACTGCACGCTCGTGACGGGCAGTGGGTCCTCAACGAGAAGGGGCTCATTGACGCGGCCGGACGCCTCCCCTGTGCGCCCGCCGACTTCGCCCGTCGCGCTCACGCCGTCTGCGGCGGTGTGGGCGTCGAGGACGTCCTCGATCTGGAGGGACGAGTTCGGCTCGCCGCCGAGCTGCTGGCCGACGTGCGTCGCGCGACCACCGGTTGA
- a CDS encoding ABC transporter permease, with the protein MRVYAAIAWRTFRRYASYRAATAAGVFTNSVFGLILAFTYIALWEARPQLGGYDVDDAVTYVWLGQSLGMVGALWGGGFREELAERIRTGDIAVDLYRPVDLQAWWLASDLGRAGFHLLARGIPPTLVGSLLFDLSLPTNPLTWAAFLLAVLLGAIVSFSINYLFTLAGFWLLDARGVLQLAGILALFFSGMLLPLNIFPGWLGDLANVLPWSSILQLPADVFLGTYQGRELLGVFGFQAAWASALWIAGRFVTALATRKVVVQGG; encoded by the coding sequence ATGAGGGTCTACGCGGCGATCGCGTGGCGGACCTTCCGCCGCTACGCCAGCTACCGCGCTGCGACCGCCGCTGGCGTCTTCACCAACAGCGTCTTCGGCCTGATCCTGGCGTTCACCTACATCGCCTTGTGGGAGGCGCGACCTCAGCTCGGCGGATACGACGTCGACGACGCCGTGACCTACGTCTGGCTCGGTCAGTCGCTGGGCATGGTGGGCGCGCTGTGGGGCGGCGGCTTCCGTGAGGAGCTGGCCGAGCGCATCCGGACCGGTGACATCGCCGTCGATCTGTACCGTCCGGTCGACCTGCAGGCGTGGTGGCTGGCCAGCGACCTCGGTCGGGCTGGCTTCCACCTCCTCGCCCGCGGCATCCCGCCCACGCTGGTCGGCTCGCTGCTGTTCGACCTGTCACTGCCGACGAACCCCCTGACGTGGGCCGCGTTTCTCCTGGCGGTTCTCCTCGGGGCGATCGTGAGCTTCTCGATCAACTATCTCTTTACACTCGCCGGCTTCTGGTTGCTCGACGCCCGCGGCGTCCTCCAGCTCGCCGGCATCCTCGCCCTGTTCTTCTCCGGCATGCTGCTGCCGCTCAACATCTTCCCCGGCTGGCTGGGCGACCTCGCCAACGTGCTGCCCTGGTCCTCGATCCTCCAGCTTCCCGCCGATGTCTTCCTGGGCACGTACCAAGGGCGAGAGCTGCTCGGGGTCTTCGGGTTCCAAGCTGCCTGGGCGTCGGCGCTGTGGATCGCGGGCAGGTTCGTCACCGCGCTCGCCACGAGGAAAGTGGTGGTGCAAGGTGGCTGA
- a CDS encoding ABC transporter permease — MADALRAYVWIVGMWIRATMTYRASFVMLAAGQFAVTGCDFVAIFIMFAHTEQLGGFRLPEVAFLYATSGCALGLADLLVGNVERLGRRIRDGSFDVMLVRPVSAFVQAAADDFALRRLGRILQSTAVLTWALVALDVTWTWDRLLLLPVMIVSGTVIFCSIFALGAAFQFLANDAAEVANAFTYGGNLLTQYPPSIFAKDLVRAATFAIPLAFVNWLPSMHILDRPDPLGLPKVFEFASPVAALLLALVAALAWRAGVRSYRSTGS; from the coding sequence GTGGCTGACGCGCTGCGGGCGTACGTCTGGATCGTCGGGATGTGGATTCGCGCGACGATGACGTACCGCGCCTCGTTCGTCATGCTCGCCGCCGGACAGTTCGCCGTCACCGGCTGCGACTTCGTGGCGATCTTCATCATGTTCGCCCACACGGAGCAACTCGGCGGGTTTCGCCTACCAGAAGTCGCCTTCCTGTACGCGACGTCCGGGTGTGCGCTGGGGTTGGCCGACCTGTTGGTGGGCAATGTCGAACGGCTCGGTCGGCGGATTCGTGACGGCTCCTTCGACGTCATGCTGGTTCGCCCGGTCTCGGCGTTCGTCCAAGCCGCGGCCGACGACTTCGCACTGCGTCGCCTCGGTCGGATCCTGCAGTCGACGGCCGTCCTCACCTGGGCGCTCGTGGCGCTCGACGTCACCTGGACGTGGGACCGGTTGCTCCTGCTCCCGGTCATGATCGTCAGTGGGACCGTGATCTTCTGCTCGATCTTCGCGCTCGGCGCAGCGTTCCAGTTCCTGGCGAATGATGCCGCCGAGGTGGCGAACGCCTTCACCTACGGCGGAAACCTCCTCACCCAGTACCCGCCGAGCATCTTCGCCAAGGACCTGGTGCGAGCCGCGACGTTCGCGATCCCGCTCGCGTTCGTCAACTGGCTGCCGTCCATGCACATCCTCGACCGGCCTGATCCCCTCGGCCTGCCGAAAGTGTTCGAGTTCGCCTCGCCCGTCGCCGCGCTGCTCCTCGCGCTGGTCGCGGCGCTGGCGTGGCGCGCAGGGGTCCGTAGCTATCGCAGTACCGGGAGCTGA
- a CDS encoding ABC transporter ATP-binding protein produces the protein MTTIPTPSSSAASSSTVASFAASEPVIEASGVSKTFVVRRRAGLLRRVKAEVRAVTDVSFTIRRGEMVGYIGPNGAGKSTTIKMLTGILVPSAGTLRVAGVEPARERLALTRRIGVVFGQRTTLWWDLPLRDSFSLLRRIYKISATRYRENLDRLVDALDLGSLLDVPVRQLSLGQRMRGDIAAALLHDPEVLYLDEPTIGLDIVSKTKVREFLRALNAQQGTTVLLTTHDLTDIEQLCSRVMVIDKGTLVYDGDLDGLREHGESERVLVVDLERPLPPIQVRGARVLRVEGPRQWLCFPAAASAAPLVAAIADRYPIADLSIQEPAIETVIARMYAEGRAS, from the coding sequence GTGACCACGATCCCCACCCCGTCCTCGTCAGCAGCGTCCTCCTCCACCGTGGCGTCGTTCGCCGCGTCCGAACCGGTGATCGAGGCCTCCGGCGTGAGCAAGACCTTCGTCGTCCGCCGCCGGGCGGGGCTGCTGCGACGCGTCAAGGCCGAGGTCCGCGCGGTCACTGACGTGTCGTTCACCATCCGCCGTGGCGAGATGGTCGGCTACATCGGCCCGAACGGCGCGGGCAAGTCGACCACGATCAAGATGCTCACGGGCATTCTCGTGCCCAGCGCGGGCACCTTGCGCGTCGCGGGCGTCGAGCCCGCGCGAGAGCGCCTCGCCCTCACCCGACGGATCGGCGTGGTGTTCGGACAGCGCACGACGTTGTGGTGGGACCTGCCCCTGCGCGACAGCTTCAGCTTGCTGCGACGCATCTACAAGATCTCCGCGACGCGCTACCGGGAGAACCTCGACCGCTTGGTGGACGCGCTCGACCTCGGATCGCTGCTCGACGTACCCGTCCGGCAGCTCTCCCTCGGCCAACGGATGCGCGGCGACATCGCCGCCGCCCTCCTCCACGACCCCGAGGTGCTCTACCTCGACGAGCCCACCATCGGCTTGGACATCGTGAGCAAGACGAAGGTCCGCGAGTTCCTGCGTGCGCTGAACGCCCAGCAGGGCACGACGGTCTTGCTCACCACCCATGACCTGACCGACATCGAGCAGCTGTGCTCACGGGTCATGGTCATCGACAAAGGAACGCTCGTGTACGACGGGGACCTCGACGGACTGCGCGAGCACGGAGAGAGCGAGCGCGTCCTCGTCGTCGACCTCGAACGGCCGCTACCGCCAATCCAGGTTCGTGGCGCGCGTGTCCTTCGCGTCGAGGGACCACGACAGTGGCTCTGCTTCCCGGCGGCCGCGAGCGCGGCGCCGCTCGTGGCCGCGATCGCCGACCGCTACCCCATCGCCGACCTGTCGATCCAAGAGCCGGCGATCGAGACGGTGATCGCGCGGATGTACGCCGAGGGACGGGCGTCCTAA